The proteins below are encoded in one region of Pleuronectes platessa chromosome 14, fPlePla1.1, whole genome shotgun sequence:
- the LOC128455576 gene encoding sodium/myo-inositol cotransporter, whose amino-acid sequence MAPGMEAADIAVVALYFVLVMAIGFFAMWKANRSTVSGYFLAGRSMSWIVIGASLFVSNIGSEHFIGLAGSGAASGFAVGAWEFNALLLLQLLGWVFIPVYIHSGVYTMPQYLSKRYGGHRLKVYFAFLSIILYIFTRLSVDLYAGALFIQESLGWNLYLSIFLLISMTALLTVTGGLVAVLYTDVLQAVLMIGGALTLTIISLIKVGGLEGVRSKYMQAVPNVTAILASGNFTYSPSCRIEPKTNSLYILRGPLDEDIPWPGFILGQTPASIWYWCADQVIVQRVLAAKNIAHAKCSTLMAGFLKILPMFVIVIPGMISRILFPDEIACIGPEHCMSVCGSQAGCSNIAYPRLVMAVMPVGLRGLMMAVMIAALMSDLDSIFNSSSTIFTLDIYQTVRKKASQRELLIVGHLFVVFMVVISIAWVPVIIEMQGGQTYLYIQEVAGYLTPPIAALFLLGVFWKRCNETGAFCGGMTGFTLGITRLILAFIYRQPRCDQPDNRPAFIIHVHYMYFAAGLFWISGLVTVVVSLCTAPPDEERVRNTTVWGLRNVEMVLAKDREEMYKLTDQSHPNVDGNLLKELPPDVRKERCLDGADIKLLVPSTDHDSATPSTETSPATTPAEQFGNSRMEMIRAVDSCHGDGENGRCTRLLDWIFSHKDVAQSAQPKDSQEDEVLIAKMLYESPRVKLLLNMGLLCVCSVGVFMFVYFSL is encoded by the coding sequence ATGGCTCCTGGAATGGAAGCAGCGGACATTGCTGTGGTAGCACTCTATTTTGTCCTGGTGATGGCCATCGGGTTTTTTGCCATGTGGAAAGCAAATCGCAGCACAGTGAGTGGCTACTTCCTGGCTGGACGCTCCATGTCATGGATAGTGATAGGTGCATCGCTCTTTGTGAGTAACATTGGCAGTGAACACTTCATAGGACTGGCTGGATCAGGAGCAGCAAGTGGATTTGCTGTTGGAGCATGGGAATTTAATGCACTTCtacttctgcagctgctgggttGGGTGTTCATCCCTGTGTACATCCACTCAGGAGTCTACACCATGCCCCAGTACCTGTCGAAACGCTATGGTGGCCACAGACTAAAGGTTTACTTTGCTTTCTTGTCAATAATACTGTACATTTTTACCAGGCTGTCTGTGGACCTGTATGCTGGAGCTCTTTTCATTCAGGAGTCCCTGGGATGGAACCTTTACCTGTCTATCTTCCTGCTCATCAGTATGACGGCATTACTTACAGTCACTGGGGGACTGGTGGCAGTACTGTACACGGATGTCCTTCAGGCAGTGTTGATGATTGGTGGAgccttaaccttaaccatcatcAGCCTAATCAAAGTGGGTGGGCTCGAGGGTGTTAGATCTAAGTACATGCAAGCGGTTCCCAATGTTACTGCTATATTAGCTAGTGGAAACTTCACATATTCTCCTTCCTGTCGCATTGAGCCTAAAACAAACTCGCTTTACATACTTAGAGGTCCACTGGATGAAGATATCCCTTGGCCAGGCTTCATTCTTGGCCAGACCCCTGCGTCTATATGGTACTGGTGTGCAGACCAGGTCATAGTCCAGAGAGTACTAGCAGCAAAGAACATTGCTCATGCAAAGTGCTCCACACTCATGGCTGGTTTTCTCAAAATTCTTCCCATGTTTGTGATTGTCATTCCAGGAATGATCTCCCGTATCCTGTTTCCAGATGAAATTGCTTGCATAGGGCCAGAGcactgcatgtctgtgtgtggttctCAAGCTGGCTGCTCTAACATTGCGTACCCACGCCTGGTCATGGCTGTGATGCCTGTGGGACTCAGGGGTCTGATGATGGCGGTTATGATCGCCGCCCTAATGAGTGATCTTGACTCAATCTTCAACAGTTCAAGCACCATCTTCACCCTGGACATTTACCAAACTGTTCGGAAGAAGGCTTCGCAGCGCGAGCTGCTGATTGTTGGCCacctgtttgttgtgttcatGGTGGTCATCAGCATTGCTTGGGTCCCTGTTATTATTGAAATGCAAGGTGGACAGACATATCTGTACATCCAGGAAGTTGCTGGCTACCTCACTCCACCAATCGCTGCCCTCTTCCTCCTTGGTGTGTTCTGGAAACGGTGTAATGAGACAGGTGCATTCTGCGGGGGCATGACAGGTTTTACTCTAGGTATCACACGGCTGATCTTAGCGTTTATCTACCGCCAGCCTCGCTGTGACCAGCCAGATAATAGGCCTGCTTTCATCATCCATGTCCACTACATGTATTTTGCGGCTGGGCTGTTCTGGATTTCAGGGCTGGTCACAGTGGTGGTCAGCCTCTGTACTGCCCCACCAGATGAGGAGCGGGTTCGCAACACCACAGTCTGGGGGCTCCGCAATGTTGAAATGGTTCTTGCGAAGGATAGAGAGGAAATGTACAAGCTGACTGACCAGAGCCATCCTAATGTTGATGGAAACCTTCTCAAAGAACTGCCCCCGGATGTCAGAAAGGAGAGATGTTTGGATGGGGCAGATATTAAACTCCTGGTCCCATCCACTGACCATGACTCAGCAACACCTAGTACAGAAACCTCCCCTGCAACCACCCCTGCAGAACAATTTGGTAATAGCAGGATGGAGATGATCAGGGCAGTCGACAGCTGCCATGGGGATGGGGAGAATGGCAGGTGTACACGTTTACTGGACTGGATTTTCTCACATAAGGATGTGGCACAGAGTGCTCAGCCAAAAGACTCTCAGGAGGATGAAGTACTCATCGCAAAGATGCTGTATGAGTCCCCTAGAGTCAAGCTTCTCCTCAACATGGGTCTTTTATGCGTCTGTTCTGTGGGTGTCTTcatgtttgtatatttttcaCTGTAG